A window of the Pseudomonas fluorescens genome harbors these coding sequences:
- the fadB gene encoding fatty acid oxidation complex subunit alpha FadB translates to MIYEGKAITVKALESGIVELKFDLKGESVNKFNRLTLNELRQAVDTIKADASIKGVIVSSGKDVFIVGADITEFVDNFKLPDAELVAGNLEANKIFSDFEDLNVPTVAAINGIALGGGLEMCLAADYRVMSTKAKIGLPEVKLGIYPGFGGTVRLPRLIGADNAIEWIAAGKENRPEDALKVGAVDAVVAPEKLQDAALELIKRAVSGEFDYKAKRQPKLEKLKLNAIEQMMAFETAKGFVAGQAGPNYPAPVEAIKTIQKAANFGRDKALEVEAAGFVKLAKTSAARSLIGLFLNDQELKKKAKAYDEIAKDVKQAAVLGAGIMGGGIAYQSASKGTPILMKDINEHGIEQGLAEAAKLLVGRVDKGRMTAAKMAEVLNGIRPTLSYGDFGHVDLVVEAVVENPKVKQAVLAEVEDKVKEDTILASNTSTISISLLAKALKRPENFVGMHFFNPVHMMPLVEVIRGEKSSELAIATTVAYAKKMGKNPIVVNDCPGFLVNRVLFPYFGGFAKLVSAGVDFVRIDKIMEKFGWPMGPAYLMDVVGIDTGHHGRDVMAEGFPDRMKDDRRSAIDVLYEAKRLGQKNGKGFYAYEADKKGKQKKVADPSVLEVLKPIVYEQREVTDEDIINWMMIPLCLETVRCLEDGIVETAAEADMGLVYGIGFPPFRGGALRYIDSIGVAEFVALADQYADLGALYHPTAKLREMAKNGQSFFG, encoded by the coding sequence ATGATTTACGAAGGTAAAGCCATCACGGTTAAAGCTCTTGAAAGTGGCATCGTCGAATTGAAATTCGACCTCAAGGGTGAGTCCGTCAACAAGTTCAACCGTCTTACCCTGAACGAACTGCGTCAGGCCGTAGACACCATCAAGGCAGATGCTTCGATCAAGGGCGTGATCGTCAGCAGTGGCAAGGACGTGTTCATCGTCGGCGCCGACATCACCGAATTTGTCGACAACTTCAAGCTGCCGGATGCCGAGCTGGTTGCTGGCAATCTCGAAGCCAACAAGATCTTCAGCGATTTCGAAGACCTCAATGTTCCGACCGTAGCCGCGATCAACGGCATCGCCCTGGGTGGCGGTCTGGAAATGTGCCTGGCAGCGGACTACCGCGTCATGTCGACCAAGGCCAAGATCGGTCTGCCGGAAGTCAAGCTGGGCATCTACCCCGGCTTCGGCGGTACCGTGCGTCTGCCGCGCCTGATCGGTGCCGACAACGCCATCGAGTGGATTGCCGCCGGCAAGGAAAACCGTCCTGAAGACGCGCTGAAAGTCGGCGCTGTCGATGCGGTGGTTGCTCCTGAAAAATTGCAGGATGCCGCCCTTGAGCTGATCAAACGCGCCGTTTCCGGCGAGTTCGACTACAAGGCCAAGCGTCAACCGAAGCTGGAAAAACTCAAGCTGAACGCCATTGAGCAAATGATGGCTTTCGAAACCGCCAAAGGTTTCGTGGCTGGCCAGGCCGGCCCGAACTACCCGGCCCCGGTCGAAGCGATCAAGACCATCCAGAAAGCCGCGAACTTCGGTCGTGACAAGGCGCTGGAAGTCGAAGCCGCAGGTTTCGTGAAACTGGCCAAGACCTCTGCCGCGCGGAGCTTGATCGGTCTGTTCCTGAACGATCAGGAACTGAAGAAAAAGGCCAAGGCCTACGATGAAATCGCCAAGGACGTGAAGCAGGCTGCCGTACTGGGCGCCGGCATCATGGGTGGCGGTATCGCCTATCAGTCGGCTTCCAAAGGCACGCCGATCCTGATGAAGGACATCAACGAGCACGGTATCGAGCAAGGTCTGGCGGAAGCCGCCAAGCTGCTGGTCGGCCGCGTTGATAAAGGCCGCATGACCGCCGCGAAAATGGCTGAAGTGCTCAACGGCATTCGTCCGACCCTGTCCTACGGCGATTTCGGTCACGTCGATCTGGTCGTTGAAGCCGTGGTCGAGAATCCGAAGGTCAAGCAAGCCGTTCTGGCGGAAGTCGAAGACAAGGTCAAAGAGGACACCATCCTCGCGTCCAACACCTCGACCATTTCCATCAGCCTGCTGGCTAAAGCCCTCAAGCGTCCGGAAAACTTCGTCGGCATGCACTTCTTCAACCCGGTGCACATGATGCCGCTGGTGGAAGTGATCCGTGGCGAGAAGTCCAGCGAGCTGGCGATTGCCACCACCGTTGCCTACGCCAAGAAAATGGGCAAGAACCCGATCGTCGTCAACGACTGCCCAGGCTTCCTGGTCAACCGCGTACTGTTCCCGTACTTCGGCGGTTTCGCCAAGCTGGTCAGCGCCGGTGTGGACTTCGTCCGTATCGACAAGATCATGGAAAAATTCGGCTGGCCGATGGGCCCGGCGTACCTGATGGATGTGGTCGGCATCGACACCGGCCACCACGGTCGTGACGTGATGGCTGAAGGCTTCCCGGATCGCATGAAGGACGACCGTCGTTCGGCCATCGACGTGCTTTACGAAGCCAAGCGTCTGGGGCAGAAGAACGGCAAGGGCTTCTATGCCTACGAGGCCGACAAGAAAGGCAAGCAGAAGAAAGTCGCCGATCCGTCGGTACTGGAAGTGCTCAAGCCGATCGTCTACGAGCAGCGCGAAGTCACTGACGAAGACATCATCAACTGGATGATGATCCCGCTGTGCCTGGAAACCGTGCGTTGCCTGGAAGACGGCATCGTCGAAACCGCCGCCGAAGCCGACATGGGTCTGGTTTACGGTATTGGTTTCCCTCCATTCCGTGGCGGTGCGCTGCGCTACATCGACTCGATCGGTGTTGCCGAGTTCGTTGCCCTGGCCGACCAGTACGCTGATTTGGGCGCGCTGTACCACCCGACCGCGAAGCTGCGCGAAATGGCCAAGAACGGCCAGAGCTTCTTCGGTTAA
- the sulA gene encoding SOS-induced cell division inhibitor SulA: MQFPHAPQQTQLPLFEAFLAQPLAPILKDVVERPWNTEPEAFSELSLRGATGNCLSLLAPILRELSEDQDARWLTLIAPPASLTQTWLRDAGLNRERILLLQPRGAQSAQQLACEALRLGRSHTVVTWLNPLSAGSRQQLISAARTGDAQSLNIRLG; the protein is encoded by the coding sequence ATGCAGTTCCCACACGCACCTCAGCAAACACAACTGCCGTTGTTCGAAGCGTTTCTGGCGCAACCGCTCGCCCCTATCCTCAAGGATGTCGTCGAGCGCCCGTGGAATACCGAACCTGAAGCGTTCAGCGAGCTGTCACTGCGCGGCGCGACCGGGAACTGCCTGAGCCTGCTGGCTCCGATTCTTCGCGAACTGAGCGAGGATCAGGACGCACGCTGGCTGACCTTGATTGCACCGCCTGCCAGCCTGACCCAGACCTGGCTGCGGGACGCAGGATTGAATCGCGAACGCATCCTGCTGTTGCAACCGCGCGGCGCCCAAAGCGCTCAGCAATTGGCCTGTGAAGCATTACGCCTGGGCCGCAGCCACACGGTTGTCACATGGTTGAACCCTCTGAGCGCAGGGTCACGGCAACAGCTGATCAGCGCCGCCCGCACCGGTGACGCTCAAAGCCTGAACATTCGTTTGGGGTGA
- a CDS encoding TetR/AcrR family transcriptional regulator — MAQSETVERILDAAEQLFAEKGFAETSLRLITSKAGVNLAAVNYHFGSKKALIQAVFSRFLGPFCISLDKELERRQAKPENKPSLEELLEILVEQALVVQPRSGNDLSIFMRLLGLAFSQSQGHLRRYLEDMYGKVFRRYMLLVNEAAPRIPPIELFWRVHFMLGAAAFSMSGIKALRAIAETDFGVNTSIEQVMRLMVPFLAAGMRAETGVTDTAMATAQLRPRSKSAPTPAKV; from the coding sequence ATGGCCCAGTCGGAAACCGTTGAACGCATTCTTGATGCTGCAGAACAGCTGTTCGCGGAAAAAGGTTTCGCTGAAACCTCATTGCGTCTGATCACCAGCAAGGCAGGGGTCAACCTCGCTGCGGTGAACTATCACTTCGGCTCGAAGAAGGCGCTGATACAGGCAGTTTTTTCGCGCTTCCTTGGCCCGTTCTGCATAAGCCTCGACAAAGAGCTGGAGCGCCGCCAGGCCAAGCCAGAGAACAAGCCTTCGCTCGAAGAGCTGCTGGAAATTCTCGTCGAGCAAGCACTGGTGGTACAGCCACGCAGCGGCAACGACCTGTCGATTTTCATGCGTTTGCTGGGGCTTGCATTCAGTCAGAGTCAGGGCCACTTGCGTCGGTATCTGGAAGACATGTACGGCAAGGTTTTCCGTCGCTACATGTTGCTGGTAAACGAAGCTGCCCCGCGTATTCCTCCGATCGAACTGTTCTGGCGCGTGCACTTCATGCTCGGTGCTGCAGCATTCAGCATGTCCGGGATCAAGGCCTTGCGCGCGATTGCCGAGACCGATTTCGGCGTCAACACCTCCATCGAGCAAGTGATGCGTCTGATGGTGCCGTTCCTGGCAGCCGGCATGCGTGCCGAAACTGGCGTCACTGACACTGCAATGGCCACCGCGCAGTTGCGACCACGCAGCAAGTCTGCGCCGACACCTGCCAAGGTTTAA
- the nagZ gene encoding beta-N-acetylhexosaminidase, with protein MTAGLQGSLMVDVAGTWLTAEDRQLLRQPEVGGLIIFARNIEHPRQVRELSAAIRAIRPDLLLAVDQEGGRVQRLRQGFVRLPAMRAIADNPHAEYLAEQCGWIMATEVLAVGLDLSFAPVLDLDYQRSAVVGTRSFEGDPERAALLAGAFIKGMNSAGMAATGKHFPGHGWAEADSHVAIPNDERSLEEIRANDLVPFAKLSKQLAAVMPAHVIYPQVDSQPAGFSRRWLQDILRGELQFDGVIFSDDLSMAGAHVVGDAASRIEAALSAGCDMGLVCNDRAAAELALSAAQRMKVKPSPRIARMRGQAFANTEYRQDPRWLTAVGALKDAQLID; from the coding sequence ATGACTGCTGGCCTGCAAGGCTCGTTGATGGTGGACGTCGCCGGTACCTGGCTGACGGCCGAAGATCGCCAATTGTTGCGCCAGCCCGAAGTGGGCGGCCTGATCATCTTTGCCCGCAATATCGAGCACCCACGCCAGGTGCGCGAACTGAGCGCGGCGATCCGTGCGATTCGTCCGGACTTGCTGTTGGCGGTGGATCAGGAAGGCGGTCGCGTTCAGCGTCTGCGTCAGGGCTTCGTCCGTTTGCCAGCCATGCGCGCCATTGCCGACAACCCGCACGCCGAATACCTGGCCGAACAATGCGGCTGGATCATGGCCACCGAAGTGCTGGCGGTCGGCCTCGACCTGAGCTTCGCGCCGGTGCTGGATCTGGATTACCAGCGCAGCGCCGTCGTCGGCACCCGCTCGTTTGAAGGTGACCCGGAGCGCGCCGCGCTACTCGCCGGTGCTTTCATCAAAGGCATGAACAGCGCCGGCATGGCCGCCACCGGCAAGCATTTCCCCGGCCATGGCTGGGCGGAAGCCGATTCCCACGTCGCAATTCCCAACGACGAGCGCAGCCTCGAAGAGATCCGCGCCAATGATCTGGTACCGTTCGCCAAACTGAGCAAGCAACTGGCCGCCGTCATGCCGGCTCACGTGATTTATCCGCAAGTCGACTCACAGCCCGCCGGTTTCTCCCGGCGCTGGTTGCAGGACATCCTGCGCGGCGAGCTGCAGTTCGACGGCGTTATCTTCAGCGATGACCTGTCGATGGCCGGCGCACATGTGGTTGGCGACGCCGCCAGTCGTATCGAAGCTGCACTCAGTGCCGGTTGCGACATGGGCCTGGTGTGCAACGACCGCGCGGCCGCCGAGCTGGCCCTGAGCGCCGCGCAGCGCATGAAGGTCAAGCCGTCGCCGCGCATCGCACGCATGCGCGGTCAGGCGTTCGCCAACACCGAATACCGTCAGGATCCGCGCTGGCTGACCGCTGTCGGCGCGCTCAAAGACGCTCAACTGATCGATTAA
- the fadA gene encoding acetyl-CoA C-acyltransferase FadA, with protein MSLNPRDVVIVDFGRTPMGRSKGGMHRNTRAEDMSAHLISKLLERNTKVDPAEVEDVIWGCVNQTLEQGWNIARMASLMTQIPHTSAGQTVSRLCGSSMSALHTAAQAIMTGNGDVFVVGGVEHMGHVSMMHGVDPNPHMSLYAAKASGMMGLTAEMLGKMHGITREQQDAFGVRSHQLAHKATVEGKFKDEIIPMQGYDENGFLKTFDYDETIRPETTLESLAALKPAFNPKGGTVTAGTSSQITDGASCMIVMSAQRAQDLGIQPLAVIRSMAVAGVDPAIMGYGPVPATQKALKRAGLGINDIDFFELNEAFAAQALPVLKDLKVLDKMNEKVNLHGGAIALGHPFGCSGARISGTLLNVMKQNGGTFGVATMCIGLGQGISTVFERV; from the coding sequence ATGAGCTTGAATCCTAGAGACGTCGTGATTGTCGACTTCGGTCGTACTCCGATGGGCCGCTCCAAGGGCGGCATGCACCGCAACACCCGCGCCGAAGACATGTCGGCGCACCTGATCAGCAAACTGCTGGAGCGCAACACCAAGGTCGATCCTGCCGAAGTCGAGGACGTGATCTGGGGCTGTGTGAACCAGACCCTGGAGCAAGGCTGGAACATCGCGCGCATGGCGTCGCTGATGACTCAGATCCCGCACACTTCGGCGGGCCAGACCGTCAGCCGTCTGTGTGGCTCGTCGATGAGCGCGCTGCACACCGCTGCGCAAGCGATCATGACCGGTAACGGTGACGTGTTCGTGGTTGGCGGCGTCGAGCATATGGGCCACGTGAGCATGATGCACGGTGTCGATCCGAACCCGCACATGTCCCTGTACGCGGCGAAAGCCTCGGGCATGATGGGCCTGACCGCTGAAATGCTGGGCAAAATGCACGGCATCACTCGCGAACAGCAGGACGCCTTTGGCGTGCGTTCCCACCAGCTCGCCCACAAGGCGACTGTGGAAGGCAAGTTCAAGGACGAAATCATCCCGATGCAGGGTTACGACGAGAACGGTTTCCTGAAAACCTTCGACTACGACGAAACCATTCGTCCGGAAACCACCCTGGAAAGTCTGGCGGCTCTGAAGCCGGCGTTCAATCCAAAGGGCGGCACCGTGACGGCCGGTACTTCGTCGCAGATCACTGATGGTGCTTCGTGCATGATCGTGATGTCGGCGCAGCGTGCACAGGACCTGGGCATCCAGCCTCTGGCGGTGATTCGTTCGATGGCGGTAGCGGGTGTGGACCCGGCCATCATGGGCTATGGTCCGGTACCGGCTACCCAGAAAGCGCTGAAGCGTGCGGGCCTGGGTATCAACGATATCGACTTCTTCGAGCTCAACGAAGCGTTCGCCGCACAGGCCCTGCCAGTGCTGAAAGACCTGAAAGTGCTCGACAAGATGAATGAGAAGGTTAACCTGCACGGCGGCGCGATCGCCCTGGGTCACCCGTTCGGTTGCTCCGGTGCCCGTATTTCCGGCACGTTGCTGAACGTGATGAAGCAGAATGGCGGCACCTTCGGGGTGGCCACCATGTGCATTGGCCTCGGCCAAGGCATCTCCACCGTCTTCGAACGCGTTTAA
- a CDS encoding universal stress protein, translating to MPYHHILVAVDLTEECDPVIHRARELSVSNGAKLSLVHIVEPMAMAFGGDVPMDLSQLQQQQFDQAKERLERLKHKYTELEGANCHLTYGQPRQEIHHFAKEQGCDLIVVGSHGRHGLALLLGSTANDVLHGAPCDVLAVHLVKR from the coding sequence ATGCCCTACCACCATATCCTGGTCGCCGTAGATCTGACCGAAGAGTGCGACCCTGTGATCCACCGCGCCCGAGAGCTGTCGGTGAGCAATGGAGCCAAGCTGTCGCTGGTGCACATCGTCGAACCGATGGCCATGGCCTTCGGCGGTGACGTCCCGATGGATCTGTCACAACTGCAACAACAGCAGTTCGATCAGGCCAAGGAGCGCCTGGAACGCCTGAAACACAAATACACCGAGCTCGAAGGCGCCAACTGCCATCTGACCTACGGCCAGCCGCGTCAGGAAATCCACCATTTCGCCAAGGAACAGGGCTGCGACCTGATCGTGGTCGGCAGCCACGGCCGGCATGGTCTGGCGCTGTTGCTGGGCTCGACCGCCAATGACGTGCTGCACGGCGCACCTTGCGATGTGCTAGCGGTGCACTTGGTCAAACGCTGA
- a CDS encoding DUF1653 domain-containing protein → MPIQPGLYQHYKGPQYRVFSVARHSETEEEVVFYQALYGDYGFWVRPLSMFLESVEVDGEQVPRFALVQAEPSLFSKP, encoded by the coding sequence ATGCCGATACAACCTGGGCTCTACCAACATTACAAAGGTCCGCAGTACCGCGTATTCAGTGTTGCGCGGCATTCCGAGACCGAAGAAGAAGTGGTCTTTTACCAAGCCCTGTATGGCGATTACGGCTTCTGGGTACGTCCCTTGAGCATGTTCCTGGAGTCCGTCGAGGTTGACGGGGAGCAGGTCCCACGCTTTGCTTTGGTGCAAGCCGAACCGAGCCTTTTTTCGAAGCCGTAA
- the topA gene encoding type I DNA topoisomerase: MGKSLVIVESPAKAKTINKYLGNQYVVKSSIGHIRDLPTSGSASASKEPAAKRGKAAAGEAPALSPKEKARKQLVSRMGVDPEHGWKAKYEILPGKEKVIEELRRLAKDADTIYLATDLDREGEAIAWHLREAIGGDDSRYKRVVFNEITKKAIQEAFSEPGELDIDRVNAQQARRFLDRVVGYMVSPLLWAKIARGLSAGRVQSVAVKLVVEREREIRAFNPEEYWEVHADLGTAKGSTVRFEVAREKGEAFKPLNEAQATAALEKLKSSSYSIVKREDKPTSSKPSAPFITSTLQQAASNRLGFGVKKTMMMAQRLYEAGYITYMRTDSTNLSADAVAMARDYIETEFGKKYLPESPNVYSSKEGAQEAHEAIRPSDANTTPSKLAGMERDAERLYELIWRQFLACQMLPAQYLSTTVSVAAGDFELRAKGRILKFDGYTRVLPQITKPGDDDVLPDMAQGDVMKLIKLDPSQHFTKPPARYSEASLVKEMEKRGIGRPSTYAAIISTIQDRGYVTLHNRRFYSEKMGDIVTERLSESFSNLMDYGFTAGMEENLDDVAQGERDWKNVLDEFYGDFKKKLEVAENPEAGMRANQPVMTDIPCTTCGRPMQIRTASTGVFLGCSGYSLPPKERCKATVNLVPGDEIAADDEGESESLVLRGKHRCPICSTAMDAYLLDEKRKLHICGNNPDCAGYEIEEGSYRIKGYEGPSLECDKCGSEMQLKTGRFGKFFGCTNPTCKNTRKLLKSGDAAPPKMDPVKMPELKCEKVNDTYILRDGASGLFLAASQFPKNRETRAPLVIEILPHKDEIDPKYHFLCEAPQKDPDGLPAVIRYSRKTKEQYVQTEVDGKPTGWKAFFDGGKWTVEDKRPAKAKA, encoded by the coding sequence ATGGGCAAATCGCTGGTCATTGTGGAATCCCCGGCTAAGGCCAAGACCATCAACAAGTATCTGGGCAACCAATACGTGGTGAAGTCGAGTATCGGCCATATCCGAGACCTGCCCACCAGCGGTTCGGCTAGCGCCAGCAAGGAGCCTGCCGCCAAGCGCGGCAAGGCTGCTGCGGGCGAAGCGCCAGCGCTGTCGCCGAAAGAGAAGGCGCGCAAGCAGCTGGTCTCGCGCATGGGTGTCGATCCCGAGCATGGCTGGAAAGCCAAGTACGAGATCCTCCCGGGCAAGGAAAAGGTCATCGAGGAGCTGCGCCGGCTCGCCAAGGATGCTGACACCATCTATCTCGCAACCGACTTGGATCGCGAGGGGGAAGCCATTGCCTGGCACCTGCGCGAAGCCATCGGTGGTGATGACAGCCGCTACAAGCGCGTGGTGTTCAACGAAATCACCAAGAAGGCGATTCAGGAAGCCTTTTCGGAGCCGGGCGAACTCGACATCGATCGAGTGAATGCGCAGCAGGCCCGTCGTTTCCTCGACCGCGTCGTTGGCTACATGGTCTCGCCGCTGCTGTGGGCGAAGATCGCCCGTGGCCTGTCCGCCGGTCGTGTGCAATCGGTTGCCGTGAAACTGGTGGTCGAGCGTGAGCGTGAGATTCGCGCGTTCAACCCGGAAGAGTACTGGGAAGTGCATGCCGACCTTGGCACTGCCAAAGGCTCGACCGTGCGTTTCGAAGTGGCTCGCGAGAAAGGCGAAGCCTTCAAACCGTTGAACGAAGCGCAGGCGACGGCCGCGCTGGAGAAGCTCAAGTCCTCCAGCTACAGCATCGTCAAGCGTGAAGACAAACCGACCAGCAGCAAGCCGTCGGCACCGTTCATTACCTCCACACTGCAACAGGCCGCGAGCAATCGACTGGGCTTCGGTGTGAAGAAAACCATGATGATGGCCCAGCGTCTCTATGAAGCCGGCTACATCACTTATATGCGTACCGACTCGACCAATCTCTCGGCTGATGCCGTGGCGATGGCGCGCGACTACATCGAAACCGAGTTCGGCAAGAAGTACCTGCCGGAGTCGCCGAACGTCTACAGTAGCAAGGAAGGCGCACAAGAGGCTCACGAAGCGATTCGTCCTTCCGACGCCAACACCACGCCAAGCAAGCTGGCTGGCATGGAGCGTGACGCTGAGCGCCTCTACGAGCTGATCTGGCGCCAGTTCCTTGCTTGCCAGATGCTGCCGGCGCAATACTTGTCGACCACGGTCAGCGTCGCTGCCGGCGACTTCGAGCTGCGCGCCAAGGGTCGCATCCTGAAGTTCGACGGTTACACTCGCGTGCTGCCGCAAATCACCAAGCCTGGCGACGATGACGTTCTGCCGGACATGGCGCAGGGCGACGTGATGAAGCTGATCAAGCTCGATCCGTCCCAGCACTTCACCAAGCCGCCGGCCCGTTATTCGGAAGCCAGCCTGGTGAAGGAAATGGAAAAGCGCGGCATCGGTCGTCCTTCGACTTACGCTGCGATCATTTCGACCATTCAAGATCGCGGCTACGTGACCCTGCACAACCGTCGCTTCTATTCGGAAAAGATGGGCGACATCGTTACCGAGCGTCTGTCGGAAAGCTTCTCGAATCTCATGGACTACGGCTTCACCGCCGGCATGGAAGAGAATCTCGATGACGTGGCCCAGGGCGAACGCGACTGGAAAAACGTGCTGGACGAGTTCTACGGCGACTTCAAGAAAAAACTCGAAGTGGCGGAGAATCCGGAAGCCGGCATGCGTGCCAACCAGCCGGTGATGACCGATATTCCGTGCACCACCTGCGGCCGTCCGATGCAGATTCGTACTGCATCGACCGGTGTATTCCTCGGTTGCTCGGGGTACAGCCTGCCGCCGAAAGAGCGCTGCAAGGCCACCGTCAACCTGGTGCCGGGCGACGAAATCGCGGCGGATGACGAGGGTGAGTCGGAATCCCTGGTACTGCGCGGCAAGCATCGCTGCCCGATCTGCAGCACAGCCATGGACGCCTACCTGCTCGACGAGAAACGCAAGCTGCACATCTGCGGTAACAACCCGGATTGCGCTGGCTATGAAATCGAAGAAGGCAGCTATCGCATCAAGGGCTACGAAGGCCCGAGCCTGGAGTGCGACAAGTGCGGCAGCGAGATGCAGCTCAAGACCGGACGTTTCGGCAAGTTCTTCGGTTGCACCAACCCGACGTGCAAGAACACTCGCAAACTGCTGAAGAGCGGTGATGCGGCGCCGCCGAAGATGGATCCGGTGAAGATGCCTGAGCTGAAATGCGAAAAGGTCAACGACACCTACATCCTGCGCGATGGTGCGTCCGGTCTGTTCCTGGCGGCCAGCCAGTTCCCGAAAAACCGCGAGACCCGTGCTCCGCTGGTGATCGAGATTCTGCCGCACAAGGACGAAATCGATCCGAAGTACCACTTCCTGTGCGAAGCGCCGCAGAAGGATCCGGATGGCCTGCCAGCCGTGATCCGCTATAGCCGCAAGACCAAGGAGCAATACGTTCAGACCGAAGTCGACGGCAAGCCTACAGGCTGGAAAGCGTTCTTCGATGGTGGCAAGTGGACGGTCGAAGACAAGCGCCCGGCAAAAGCCAAGGCTTGA
- the lexA gene encoding transcriptional repressor LexA, with protein MLKLTPRQAEILAFIKRCLEDNGYPPTRAEIAQELGFKSPNAAEEHLKALARKGAIEMTPGASRGIRIPGFEAKVDESTLPIIGRVAAGAPILAQQHIEESCNINPAFFHPRADYLLRVHGMSMKDIGIFDGDLLAVHTTREARNGQIVVARIGDEVTVKRFKRDGSKVWLIAENPEFAPIEVNLKDQELVIEGLSVGVIRR; from the coding sequence ATGCTTAAGCTGACGCCACGCCAAGCCGAGATTCTGGCCTTTATCAAACGCTGCCTCGAAGACAACGGCTACCCGCCGACTCGTGCGGAAATCGCTCAGGAGCTGGGTTTCAAGTCGCCAAACGCGGCCGAAGAGCACCTCAAGGCGCTCGCCCGTAAAGGCGCGATCGAAATGACTCCCGGTGCTTCTCGCGGCATTCGCATCCCTGGTTTCGAAGCCAAGGTCGACGAATCCACCCTGCCGATCATCGGTCGAGTGGCTGCCGGCGCGCCGATTCTCGCTCAGCAGCACATCGAAGAATCCTGCAACATCAATCCGGCCTTCTTTCATCCACGCGCCGATTACCTGTTGCGCGTCCACGGCATGAGCATGAAGGACATCGGTATTTTCGACGGCGACCTGCTGGCGGTTCACACCACCCGCGAGGCACGCAACGGTCAGATCGTGGTTGCGCGGATCGGCGACGAAGTCACCGTCAAACGCTTCAAGCGTGACGGCAGCAAAGTCTGGCTGATTGCCGAAAACCCCGAGTTCGCCCCTATCGAAGTCAACCTGAAAGACCAGGAACTGGTCATCGAAGGCTTGAGTGTCGGCGTCATCCGCCGCTAA
- a CDS encoding DUF6586 family protein: MAHELYTRTNQKIYFAGLSLEALARAEEGRAMNSLALIQAGRESALFHLYGALLGLCHEIAGFYRLPQANASRAETLLTREVLESIAIPELAEMIELAGNSETWLAKLLAAHSALFQPPRVPHKPKGDVTQPLIQAVNLDEEEVVEELSREELESWRQNLKGLAIRFREGLNEC; the protein is encoded by the coding sequence ATGGCCCACGAACTCTATACCCGTACCAATCAGAAGATCTATTTCGCGGGTTTGTCGCTGGAAGCGCTGGCCAGGGCCGAAGAGGGGCGGGCGATGAATTCGCTGGCGCTGATTCAGGCCGGGCGCGAATCCGCACTGTTTCATCTCTACGGTGCGTTGTTGGGGTTGTGTCATGAAATCGCCGGCTTCTATCGTCTGCCGCAAGCCAATGCGTCGCGAGCGGAAACCTTGCTGACCCGCGAAGTGCTGGAGTCGATTGCCATTCCTGAGCTGGCGGAGATGATTGAACTGGCGGGCAATTCGGAGACTTGGCTGGCTAAATTGCTGGCCGCGCACTCGGCGCTGTTTCAGCCGCCACGGGTGCCACACAAGCCGAAGGGCGATGTGACGCAGCCGTTGATTCAGGCGGTGAATCTGGATGAAGAAGAGGTGGTTGAAGAGTTGAGTCGCGAAGAGCTCGAGAGCTGGCGGCAGAACCTCAAGGGGCTGGCGATCCGTTTCCGTGAAGGCTTGAACGAGTGCTGA